The proteins below are encoded in one region of Candidatus Flexicrinis proximus:
- a CDS encoding trypsin-like peptidase domain-containing protein has protein sequence MRKQRPNDLKTLTIAGAILVGGVMILAAVASLSSQQTPAALQPTLTPSLEAATIIDRPVGQVIAEPIRVTYEQPSATIIAPDATYIQPFLSKIEIAPGDSITVSAADGTQTTVYTSADSGLWAFPVNGSTAVITLVAADPNASGYAGVEISQYGRGLTEPEVAQSVCGSNDMTDVVCSSAAFPTEYGLRQPIARLLYTDNGAQYVCTTWRVSPGNFMITNEHCIKSQAILNSAVIRFNYQRESCGAGAATGYVEVRGGTLLMTNATYDVALYTIHEDDFATVQPYGYLELDTRAPNLNETIFIPQHPAGMPKQFGMNSAQDGGRCRVNADSLAGYAPASDFGYACDTQGGSSGSPVIALDTLKVVGLHHLGSGRPDGTVCGPSPYYNQAVKIEAIAPLLAPYMAAPIAPLSSATPTPSPTITATSTASMTFTPSNTPTNTPTPTASFTPTATPPRASTELLEDGGFEDGSSAWVVISSTGDDKAKPRRPRSGIQAFEFKGGEMEDSQLIQEIALDGLTFAAGDSVELIAYIDIRGDVGGSMRLLVRYGDGRRAKQAVALAAADHYEPRGVEIVLDAGDIERIQARFRFKTNVPARVFIDDVRLLTSRATP, from the coding sequence ATGAGAAAACAACGCCCGAACGACCTCAAAACACTTACGATTGCCGGCGCGATCCTGGTCGGTGGAGTCATGATCCTGGCCGCAGTGGCGAGCCTGAGCAGCCAACAGACGCCGGCGGCGCTCCAGCCGACGCTGACGCCTTCACTGGAAGCGGCGACGATCATCGACCGACCGGTGGGGCAAGTGATTGCTGAACCGATCCGAGTCACCTACGAACAGCCGAGCGCGACGATCATCGCGCCGGACGCGACTTATATCCAGCCGTTTCTCAGCAAAATCGAGATCGCGCCCGGGGACAGCATCACGGTGAGCGCGGCGGACGGCACACAGACAACGGTGTACACGAGCGCGGACAGCGGATTGTGGGCGTTCCCGGTGAATGGCAGCACGGCAGTCATTACGCTGGTGGCGGCCGACCCGAACGCAAGCGGCTATGCAGGAGTCGAGATCAGCCAGTACGGCCGGGGGCTGACCGAGCCGGAAGTCGCGCAGAGCGTGTGCGGCAGCAACGACATGACCGACGTAGTATGCTCGTCGGCGGCGTTCCCGACGGAATACGGGTTACGCCAGCCCATCGCGCGGCTGCTGTATACCGACAACGGCGCGCAGTATGTGTGTACGACATGGCGCGTCAGCCCCGGCAATTTCATGATCACGAACGAACACTGTATCAAGTCGCAGGCGATCCTGAACAGCGCGGTGATCCGGTTCAATTACCAGCGCGAGTCGTGCGGGGCCGGTGCAGCGACGGGATATGTCGAGGTGCGTGGCGGCACGCTGCTGATGACCAACGCGACTTATGACGTCGCGCTATATACGATCCACGAGGACGACTTTGCAACCGTCCAGCCGTACGGCTACCTTGAGCTGGATACGCGGGCGCCAAACCTGAACGAGACGATCTTCATCCCGCAGCATCCCGCCGGGATGCCGAAACAGTTCGGAATGAACAGCGCACAGGACGGCGGGAGATGCCGCGTCAACGCGGATTCGCTGGCGGGTTATGCGCCGGCATCTGACTTCGGATATGCGTGCGACACGCAAGGCGGGAGCAGCGGGTCGCCGGTGATCGCGCTGGATACGCTGAAGGTCGTGGGACTGCATCACCTCGGATCAGGGCGGCCGGACGGCACGGTGTGCGGTCCTTCGCCGTATTACAATCAGGCGGTCAAGATCGAGGCGATCGCACCTCTACTTGCGCCGTATATGGCGGCACCGATCGCACCGCTGAGCAGCGCGACGCCAACGCCGTCCCCGACAATCACCGCGACATCTACGGCGAGCATGACGTTCACGCCGTCCAACACGCCGACGAATACGCCAACCCCCACCGCGTCATTCACACCGACAGCGACTCCCCCACGGGCGTCGACCGAACTGTTGGAGGACGGCGGCTTCGAGGACGGGTCAAGCGCGTGGGTAGTGATCAGTTCGACGGGGGACGACAAAGCCAAGCCGAGACGGCCTCGCAGTGGCATACAGGCTTTCGAGTTCAAGGGCGGCGAGATGGAAGACTCGCAGCTGATCCAGGAGATCGCGCTGGACGGGCTGACGTTTGCGGCAGGCGACAGCGTAGAGCTGATCGCGTATATCGACATCCGGGGCGATGTCGGCGGAAGCATGCGCCTGTTGGTGCGCTACGGCGATGGACGGCGAGCGAAACAGGCGGTCGCGCTGGCTGCAGCCGACCACTACGAG
- a CDS encoding flavodoxin — protein MAKIGLFFGSSTGKTEAVAYQIKSEFDKVQKDLVEVHNIGASSPDTIMKYSHIIMGIPTWNTGELQDDWDVFFPRLREMDFNGKKVAVFGLGDQNGYGFNFLDAMGMLADELLMQGADVYGMWPNKTYEFNESKAKIEDHLMGLGIDEDGQQSMTPERVAKWVSQVKEEFGL, from the coding sequence ATGGCGAAAATTGGCCTGTTTTTCGGCAGCAGCACCGGCAAGACGGAAGCGGTTGCCTACCAGATTAAGTCTGAGTTCGATAAGGTACAGAAGGACCTGGTCGAAGTCCATAACATCGGTGCAAGCTCCCCCGATACCATTATGAAGTACAGCCACATCATTATGGGGATCCCGACCTGGAATACAGGCGAACTGCAAGACGACTGGGACGTGTTCTTCCCGCGGCTGCGCGAGATGGATTTTAACGGCAAGAAGGTGGCGGTGTTCGGGCTGGGCGACCAGAACGGATATGGCTTCAACTTTCTGGACGCAATGGGCATGCTGGCGGACGAACTGCTGATGCAAGGCGCGGACGTGTACGGGATGTGGCCGAACAAGACGTACGAATTCAACGAGTCGAAGGCGAAGATCGAAGACCACTTGATGGGTCTGGGGATCGACGAGGACGGCCAGCAGAGCATGACGCCCGAACGGGTGGCGAAATGGGTGTCGCAGGTCAAGGAAGAATTCGGCCTGTAA
- a CDS encoding iron ABC transporter permease: MSTAISLNLRVPKSKLLLLTVLLAAVFVLALALGSVSIPLEDITRVLTGGDASRPAWTNIILKIRLPKALTAIIAGAALGLSGLLMQTFFRNPLAGPYVLGISSGASLGVAAVVLGAGTFGGSMLAGLSLGGDILLAVAASSGAALSLLLVLLIARRVESSFSLLLLGVMFGYVTSALVSLLMYTSVPERIQAYTNWTFGSFSGVTWAQLPILAIACALGLLIALAASKPLNILLLGESYAATMGLNVRRSRILIISSAAVLAGTVTAFCGPIGFIGTAVPHLGRWLMNTSDHRALIPATALIGALLGLFSALIAELPGTDVSLPLNAVTALFGAPIVIFVILRQRNLQKAFGA; this comes from the coding sequence ATGTCGACCGCGATCTCGCTCAATCTGCGCGTTCCGAAAAGTAAGCTGCTTCTGCTGACCGTACTCCTCGCCGCCGTCTTTGTGCTGGCCCTGGCGCTCGGCTCGGTATCGATCCCGCTTGAAGACATCACCCGTGTTCTCACCGGTGGCGATGCCTCCCGTCCCGCCTGGACCAATATCATCCTCAAAATTCGTCTTCCCAAAGCCCTGACCGCCATCATCGCCGGCGCCGCGCTCGGCCTCAGCGGCCTGCTCATGCAGACCTTCTTCCGTAATCCGCTGGCTGGCCCCTACGTGCTGGGAATCAGCAGCGGTGCCAGTCTCGGCGTCGCCGCCGTCGTTCTCGGGGCAGGGACCTTCGGCGGCTCTATGCTCGCCGGCCTCAGTCTCGGCGGTGATATCCTGCTTGCGGTTGCCGCCTCTAGCGGCGCCGCCCTCAGCCTGCTGCTCGTCCTTCTCATCGCCCGTCGCGTCGAGAGCAGTTTCTCGCTCCTCCTCTTGGGCGTTATGTTCGGCTACGTCACCAGCGCTCTGGTTAGCCTCCTCATGTACACCAGCGTACCGGAGCGCATTCAGGCCTACACCAACTGGACCTTCGGGAGTTTCTCCGGCGTCACCTGGGCGCAGTTACCTATTCTGGCGATCGCCTGTGCGCTGGGTCTGCTGATCGCCCTCGCCGCCAGCAAACCGCTCAACATCCTGCTCCTCGGTGAATCCTACGCCGCGACCATGGGCCTGAACGTCCGGCGCTCGCGCATCCTGATTATCAGCTCCGCCGCTGTCCTTGCCGGGACGGTCACCGCCTTCTGCGGCCCGATCGGCTTCATCGGTACTGCCGTTCCGCATCTCGGCCGTTGGCTGATGAACACCTCCGACCACCGCGCGCTCATCCCGGCAACCGCGCTGATTGGTGCCCTGCTTGGCCTGTTCTCGGCCCTCATCGCCGAGCTGCCCGGCACTGACGTTTCGCTTCCCCTCAACGCGGTCACGGCCCTCTTCGGCGCGCCGATCGTCATCTTCGTCATCCTGCGCCAGCGTAATCTTCAGAAGGCCTTTGGCGCATGA
- a CDS encoding ABC transporter ATP-binding protein, producing the protein MTALSTHALEIGYQPPRRAARAVARAIDLTVERGQFVCLLGPNGAGKSTLLRTLAGLQPPLSGQVAFSGRDLRRLSAAQRALEVAVVLTERVNPGLLTGWALVALGRAPHTGFMGALSQADERAVRRAVEHVGATALASRPVIELSDGERQKLLIARALAQESPLILLDEPTAFLDAPRRIEVLTLLRDLAHQADRAVIVSTHEVHLALDLADALWLMDGGGVQHGTPRDLVGSGAFHAAFPTIRVNP; encoded by the coding sequence ATGACGGCCCTCTCCACGCACGCCCTCGAAATCGGCTACCAGCCGCCGCGCCGCGCAGCCCGTGCGGTAGCGCGCGCCATCGACTTGACGGTTGAGCGTGGCCAGTTCGTCTGTCTGCTGGGTCCCAATGGTGCTGGCAAATCCACCTTGCTCCGCACACTGGCCGGCCTCCAGCCGCCGCTTTCGGGGCAGGTCGCCTTCAGCGGCCGCGATCTTCGCCGTCTATCCGCCGCGCAGCGTGCGTTGGAGGTCGCCGTCGTCTTGACCGAGCGCGTCAATCCAGGCCTGCTCACCGGATGGGCGCTGGTAGCCCTCGGTCGCGCGCCGCACACGGGCTTTATGGGCGCGCTTTCGCAGGCAGACGAGCGGGCCGTGCGCCGCGCCGTCGAGCACGTAGGCGCCACTGCGCTGGCATCGCGTCCGGTGATCGAGTTGAGTGATGGTGAGCGCCAAAAATTGCTCATCGCGCGCGCTCTTGCCCAGGAGTCCCCGCTCATTCTGCTTGACGAGCCGACCGCATTTCTCGACGCGCCGCGCCGTATCGAAGTCCTGACCCTGCTGCGCGACCTGGCCCACCAGGCCGACCGCGCTGTCATCGTCTCCACCCACGAGGTCCATCTAGCGCTTGACCTCGCCGACGCGCTCTGGCTCATGGATGGCGGCGGCGTCCAGCACGGTACGCCGCGCGATCTCGTCGGCTCCGGGGCGTTCCACGCCGCCTTCCCGACCATCCGCGTCAACCCCTAG
- a CDS encoding MFS transporter, which produces MTEARIDRRMVTILAIVFVNILGASMILPILTLYAINELGVPEQQAPLLQAAFFVAQFIASPFLGRLSDRFGRVPVLFWSQVGTVASFLMIAFAPTIGMVYASRILDGITGGNILVAQAYVIDITPREKRTQSLGLIFAVFGLGFIFGPSIGGALAALVGRQATFLIAALLTMVPTVMTYFMLTETMTAEQRQAARARGGQMSFGEMIKDRTIFSILLLTMFGSVGLGIVQTTFAIYGQNILFLGSDENTVNLGVGLMLGVVGLGQTITQVFLLRRLLRRFGDAPLVLGGTLIRTVAMTWYVVIGLPFVVALVGQAAVPITAIPAALMFAIGTGIMMPPLQSLVTFAAPDSARGAVVGLTSAAQSLGVIIGTLAAGPLLGITIAGRPSLAPYTFNAVMFLLLAIPALGLIRRFGAKPLQRISTATEPAAAVEH; this is translated from the coding sequence ATGACCGAAGCGCGAATCGACCGGCGCATGGTCACGATCCTCGCGATTGTGTTCGTCAACATCCTGGGCGCGTCAATGATCCTGCCGATCCTGACGCTGTATGCGATTAACGAACTGGGCGTGCCTGAGCAGCAGGCTCCCCTGCTGCAAGCGGCGTTCTTCGTGGCGCAATTCATCGCTTCCCCGTTCCTGGGCCGGCTGTCCGACCGATTTGGCCGCGTCCCAGTCCTGTTCTGGAGTCAAGTCGGGACAGTAGCCAGCTTCCTGATGATCGCATTCGCGCCGACGATCGGCATGGTATATGCCAGCCGCATCCTCGACGGCATCACGGGCGGCAACATCCTGGTGGCGCAAGCCTATGTCATCGACATCACTCCCCGCGAGAAACGTACACAGTCGCTGGGGCTGATCTTTGCCGTGTTCGGATTGGGATTCATCTTCGGTCCGTCGATCGGCGGTGCGCTGGCGGCGCTGGTGGGCCGGCAGGCGACATTCCTGATTGCCGCACTGCTGACGATGGTCCCGACCGTGATGACTTATTTCATGCTGACCGAGACGATGACGGCGGAACAGCGGCAAGCGGCTCGCGCGCGCGGCGGTCAGATGAGCTTTGGCGAGATGATTAAGGACCGGACGATCTTCAGCATCCTGCTGCTGACGATGTTCGGCAGCGTAGGATTGGGGATTGTCCAGACGACGTTCGCGATCTACGGGCAGAACATCCTGTTCCTGGGGTCGGACGAGAATACAGTGAACCTGGGCGTCGGGTTGATGCTGGGAGTGGTCGGGCTCGGTCAAACGATCACGCAAGTGTTTCTGCTGCGGCGATTACTGCGACGATTCGGCGATGCGCCGCTGGTGCTGGGCGGGACGCTGATCCGCACGGTGGCGATGACATGGTACGTGGTGATCGGCCTGCCATTCGTGGTGGCGCTGGTGGGGCAAGCCGCCGTCCCGATCACAGCGATTCCGGCCGCGCTGATGTTTGCGATCGGCACCGGGATCATGATGCCACCGCTGCAATCGCTGGTGACATTCGCGGCACCCGACTCGGCACGCGGCGCGGTGGTCGGGCTGACCTCGGCGGCGCAAAGCCTGGGCGTGATCATCGGTACGCTGGCGGCCGGACCGCTGCTGGGGATTACGATTGCCGGACGGCCATCGCTGGCGCCGTATACGTTCAACGCCGTGATGTTCCTGCTGCTGGCGATCCCGGCGCTGGGGCTGATCCGGCGTTTCGGCGCGAAGCCGCTGCAGCGCATTTCGACGGCCACGGAACCGGCGGCGGCGGTCGAACACTGA
- a CDS encoding anti-sigma factor, with translation MPTDQEIPSRPPTEAAREDVEAFSIGATDREESLAVKRLLDSQPELWHEAAEYAASATLLSAAVPRQTPPPALKERIMAAALATRPAAPTLRALPRASVPAAKANGTKGLLVWVSTAAAVVLLGLNVFWVVQFNQMREGERAAEAADANFDMAVALLTDTSSKRIELMDEEGSMLAMVVWMPDHSEALMVTHALPALGGGQTYQLWVIGEKGPMSAGVFDTDGDGAHTMMFENPMDWESVGAVGISVEPPGGSDAPTSTPLAVGAMS, from the coding sequence ATGCCGACAGATCAGGAAATTCCTTCCCGTCCCCCAACTGAGGCCGCCCGCGAGGATGTCGAGGCGTTCAGCATCGGGGCCACAGACCGCGAGGAAAGCCTTGCGGTGAAGCGGCTGCTTGATTCGCAGCCGGAGCTGTGGCATGAAGCGGCCGAGTACGCGGCGTCGGCGACGCTGCTGAGCGCGGCAGTCCCGCGGCAGACGCCGCCTCCGGCGCTGAAGGAACGGATCATGGCGGCGGCACTGGCGACCCGGCCCGCCGCGCCGACACTGAGGGCGCTGCCGCGAGCGAGTGTGCCTGCTGCCAAGGCTAACGGGACAAAAGGGCTGCTGGTGTGGGTGTCGACGGCTGCGGCGGTGGTGCTGCTGGGCCTGAACGTATTCTGGGTCGTGCAGTTCAACCAGATGCGCGAAGGCGAGCGGGCCGCTGAGGCGGCAGATGCGAATTTCGATATGGCGGTGGCGCTGCTGACCGATACGAGCAGCAAGCGGATTGAGCTGATGGACGAGGAAGGCTCGATGCTGGCGATGGTGGTGTGGATGCCTGACCACAGCGAGGCGCTGATGGTCACGCATGCGCTGCCGGCACTGGGCGGGGGCCAAACCTACCAGCTGTGGGTGATCGGCGAAAAAGGTCCAATGAGCGCTGGAGTCTTTGATACGGACGGCGACGGCGCGCATACGATGATGTTCGAGAACCCGATGGACTGGGAGTCTGTCGGCGCGGTCGGGATTTCAGTCGAGCCGCCGGGCGGGAGCGACGCGCCCACCAGCACACCGCTGGCCGTCGGCGCAATGTCGTAA
- a CDS encoding sigma-70 family RNA polymerase sigma factor, translated as MSASPTPPEAVLLQRIRGGDERALSELYDQYGGLVYSVAYHVLQNSTQAEEATQDTFLKVWKQAHAWDASRGRVTTWLLTITRYTAIDRLRIEQRREPRAQLDVEDIMNVVGENAPMDEAGWADERLIRELLQDLPPDQRKVLELAYFLDMSHTEMAEHLNVPLGTVKGRVRAGLIKLRDLWSKKTR; from the coding sequence ATGTCCGCCTCCCCCACCCCGCCTGAAGCCGTCCTTCTCCAACGCATCCGCGGCGGGGATGAGCGCGCGCTGTCCGAGCTGTATGACCAATACGGCGGGCTGGTGTACAGCGTCGCTTACCACGTGCTGCAAAACTCGACACAGGCCGAGGAGGCCACGCAAGACACGTTCCTGAAAGTATGGAAGCAGGCGCACGCGTGGGACGCCAGCCGCGGACGGGTGACGACGTGGCTGCTGACAATTACGCGCTACACAGCGATCGACCGGCTGCGGATCGAGCAGCGGCGAGAACCGCGCGCGCAGCTGGACGTTGAAGACATCATGAACGTGGTGGGCGAGAACGCGCCGATGGATGAGGCCGGCTGGGCAGACGAACGGCTGATCCGCGAACTGCTGCAAGACCTACCGCCCGACCAGCGCAAAGTGTTGGAACTGGCGTATTTTCTGGACATGTCGCATACGGAGATGGCCGAACACCTGAACGTCCCGCTCGGAACGGTGAAGGGACGGGTGCGCGCCGGGCTGATCAAACTGCGCGATTTGTGGAGCAAGAAGACACGATGA
- the tatC gene encoding twin-arginine translocase subunit TatC — MRRLLRRLWPFGRQPAAPDPERHMGLLDHLNELRGRLVKAFLALAVGTVIGMIIGSPVLAYLQTPYGREFTVLGPTGGVVAYFRVALLIGGIFAIPVITYQILMFIVPGLTGREKRMLFMSLPAIVGLFMVGVLFAWFVLIPPALTFLEGFESEIFRSEWTADQYLGFVTALIFWMGVAFEIPLIFFVLGWLGIVSPQNLLNSWRFAIVGSAIAAAIITPTVDPVNMMLVMGPLNALYLASVFLVGVGNRLGVMPDDRARKTASIGSS; from the coding sequence ATGCGCCGGTTATTGCGTCGTCTCTGGCCTTTTGGCCGCCAGCCTGCCGCTCCTGATCCCGAACGCCACATGGGGCTGCTCGACCACCTCAACGAACTTCGCGGTCGCCTGGTCAAAGCCTTCCTTGCACTTGCCGTCGGTACCGTCATCGGGATGATCATCGGCAGCCCGGTCCTCGCCTATCTCCAGACCCCTTACGGCCGCGAGTTTACCGTCCTCGGCCCGACTGGCGGCGTCGTGGCTTACTTTCGCGTGGCCCTGCTCATCGGCGGCATCTTCGCCATCCCCGTCATCACCTACCAGATACTGATGTTCATCGTTCCTGGACTGACCGGCCGTGAGAAGCGCATGCTCTTTATGTCCCTTCCGGCCATCGTCGGCCTGTTCATGGTCGGCGTTCTGTTTGCCTGGTTCGTCCTCATCCCGCCGGCGCTGACTTTCCTCGAAGGCTTCGAGTCGGAGATTTTCCGCTCGGAATGGACTGCCGATCAATACCTCGGCTTCGTCACTGCCCTCATCTTCTGGATGGGCGTAGCCTTCGAGATTCCCCTCATTTTCTTTGTCCTTGGATGGCTGGGAATCGTCTCTCCACAGAATCTCCTCAATAGTTGGCGGTTTGCGATCGTCGGTTCGGCCATCGCTGCAGCTATAATTACACCAACAGTCGACCCCGTGAACATGATGTTGGTCATGGGGCCTTTGAACGCGCTCTACCTTGCGAGCGTATTCCTTGTGGGTGTCGGTAACCGTCTGGGCGTGATGCCGGACGACCGCGCACGAAAAACGGCCTCCATAGGATCTTCGTGA
- a CDS encoding ABC transporter ATP-binding protein encodes MALKAEFSVQAAYPFDRRGPLLWIWSHVWRYKWLFLFCMGGFAIGYFTFSYARVLIGQAAEAIINPAGGVSLVNISLSIFLILVFQAGIELASSLSIQTVAQRLERDGRQEVYEALLGKSQTWHDRQRVGDIMARTTDDMQTLNGMINPGILFMLDMGLGLTVPIFLIATIEVELLALIAIFIPIYILTVRRYARTLNPVVNAQRGAFGALNASLEETISGIEVVKASAQETFERAKFRRNAKAFRDFYAQQGRIEARYLPMLFYAILTGGVFLHCMLLYAVGRVNIADIIGVMGLVNVMSFPVFVSIWAFSLLQLGVASARRILDIINAETALDENASGYSAPIKGAIAFEDVTFTFEDGIPILQNISFNVEPGQTVAIVGQTGSGKSTLTDLINRTYDVTGGRILIDGVDVREWNLAPLRSQISRIEQDVFLFSRSISENIAFGAPGTPQEEIERAGREAQAHDFIMSFNEGYKTVIGERGVTLSGGQRQRLALARAFLSEPRILILDDSTSAIDSATEDEIQKAINRAQQGRTTLLITHRLSQIRWADHILVLDQGKLLASGTHEELLRTSAIYRRIFARYDAPLPPLEPVAETAAAD; translated from the coding sequence ATGGCGCTCAAAGCAGAGTTTTCCGTTCAGGCCGCCTATCCATTTGATCGGCGCGGCCCCCTTCTCTGGATCTGGTCTCACGTTTGGCGGTATAAGTGGCTCTTCCTCTTTTGCATGGGCGGCTTCGCCATCGGCTATTTCACCTTCAGCTATGCCCGTGTCCTGATCGGCCAGGCAGCCGAGGCCATTATCAATCCGGCTGGCGGCGTTTCGCTGGTCAACATCAGCCTCAGCATCTTCCTCATCCTCGTCTTCCAGGCCGGCATCGAGCTCGCCTCGTCCCTCTCCATCCAGACCGTCGCCCAACGCCTTGAGCGTGATGGTCGCCAGGAAGTCTACGAAGCCCTCCTCGGCAAGAGCCAGACCTGGCACGATCGTCAGCGCGTCGGTGACATCATGGCCCGCACCACTGACGACATGCAGACCCTCAATGGCATGATCAACCCGGGTATCCTTTTTATGCTCGACATGGGCCTTGGCCTCACCGTGCCGATCTTCCTGATCGCCACCATCGAGGTCGAACTCCTGGCGCTGATCGCCATCTTCATCCCCATCTACATCCTGACCGTGCGCCGCTACGCACGGACGCTCAACCCGGTCGTCAACGCCCAGCGTGGCGCGTTCGGCGCGCTCAACGCCAGCCTCGAGGAGACGATCTCCGGCATCGAAGTCGTCAAGGCCAGCGCTCAGGAGACTTTTGAGCGGGCCAAATTCCGCCGTAATGCCAAGGCCTTCCGTGACTTCTACGCCCAGCAGGGCCGCATCGAGGCGCGCTATCTCCCCATGCTCTTCTACGCCATCCTGACCGGCGGCGTCTTCCTGCACTGCATGCTCCTTTATGCCGTCGGCCGCGTCAACATCGCCGATATCATCGGGGTCATGGGCCTGGTCAACGTCATGAGCTTCCCGGTTTTCGTCAGCATCTGGGCCTTCAGCCTCCTCCAGTTGGGCGTTGCCAGCGCGCGCCGTATCCTTGACATCATCAATGCCGAGACCGCCCTCGATGAGAACGCATCCGGCTACAGCGCGCCCATCAAAGGCGCCATCGCCTTCGAGGATGTCACCTTCACCTTCGAAGACGGCATCCCCATCCTTCAGAACATCTCCTTTAACGTCGAACCGGGACAGACCGTCGCCATCGTCGGCCAGACCGGCAGCGGCAAGTCGACCCTCACCGACCTTATCAATCGCACCTATGACGTGACCGGCGGTCGCATCCTCATCGACGGCGTCGATGTCCGCGAGTGGAACCTCGCCCCCCTCCGCTCGCAGATCAGCCGTATCGAACAGGACGTCTTCCTGTTCAGCCGCAGCATCTCGGAGAACATCGCCTTCGGTGCGCCCGGCACGCCTCAGGAGGAGATCGAGCGCGCCGGCAGGGAAGCCCAGGCGCACGACTTCATTATGTCCTTCAACGAGGGCTACAAGACCGTCATCGGTGAGCGCGGCGTCACCCTCTCTGGCGGGCAGCGCCAGCGTCTTGCGCTCGCCCGTGCTTTCCTCAGCGAGCCGCGCATCCTCATCCTCGACGACTCAACTAGCGCCATCGACTCCGCCACCGAAGACGAGATCCAGAAGGCCATCAACCGCGCCCAGCAGGGACGCACGACCCTGCTCATCACCCATCGCCTCTCGCAGATCCGCTGGGCCGATCACATCCTGGTGCTCGATCAGGGCAAGCTCCTCGCCAGCGGGACGCACGAAGAACTGCTCCGCACGTCGGCCATCTATCGCCGCATCTTCGCCCGCTACGACGCGCCCCTGCCGCCGCTTGAACCCGTCGCCGAAACGGCCGCCGCAGACTAA